A region of Calditrichota bacterium DNA encodes the following proteins:
- a CDS encoding SDR family oxidoreductase — protein MLLTDRVALITGAGRGIGAAIARRFAAEGAVAICADIKPEWVGEVAEDIRSAGGRSEALAFDVADKAQVDAAVDDIAKRHDRLDVLINNAGITRDNLSLRMSEEEWDSVIRVNLRGTWIPSQAVIRPMRKRRWGRIVNTSSVASLGNPGQVNYSTTKAGVIGLTRTLALELAKSGINVNCVAPGAIMTPMFEAVAEETRAKYIERIPLNRFGDPNDVANAHLFFCSSLADYITGQVLFVDGGISVGM, from the coding sequence ATGCTGCTCACGGATAGAGTCGCACTCATCACCGGTGCCGGTCGAGGCATTGGTGCGGCCATAGCGCGCCGGTTTGCCGCCGAAGGCGCCGTCGCGATCTGCGCTGACATCAAGCCCGAGTGGGTGGGTGAGGTGGCGGAAGATATCCGGTCTGCTGGAGGCAGGTCGGAAGCATTGGCTTTCGATGTCGCCGATAAGGCTCAGGTCGATGCCGCGGTGGACGACATCGCAAAGCGCCACGACCGGCTCGACGTCTTGATTAACAATGCGGGCATCACGCGGGACAATCTCTCACTGCGGATGAGCGAGGAGGAGTGGGATTCGGTCATCCGGGTCAATCTGCGCGGGACCTGGATTCCTTCGCAAGCGGTGATCCGGCCGATGCGCAAACGACGTTGGGGGCGTATCGTCAACACCTCGTCGGTGGCGTCGCTCGGCAATCCAGGGCAGGTGAACTACTCCACCACCAAGGCCGGCGTGATAGGGCTGACCCGCACTCTGGCATTGGAACTGGCCAAATCGGGTATCAACGTCAACTGCGTTGCGCCGGGAGCCATAATGACCCCGATGTTCGAAGCGGTCGCTGAAGAGACCCGCGCCAAGTACATCGAACGCATCCCGCTCAACCGGTTCGGCGATCCCAATGACGTTGCAAATGCGCATCTCTTCTTCTGCAGTTCGCTGGCCGACTACATCACCGGGCAGGTGCTCTTCGTCGATGGCGGGATTAGCGTGGGGATGTAA
- a CDS encoding T9SS type A sorting domain-containing protein has product MSKVFNEVGIQSAYCGTVGHGDGGYLLAGEWNGFAHILRIDDEGEIVWEMNFSDWNARDFWGIKKFGDQEYILAGTRRVNGGDVLVVKINENGEIIWITSYGTDRSEYGWGLCIDSEENIVIAAQRGTFDRGYNALLLKVSADGDSLWMREYEPDVSEGLTEVVEVPGGYVAGGLSGRIGPGEITRFYLLNVDYNGNRRWSRPYDELGEAALRTISYASIDRGFLLGGSNGSLGGNRNSWLLKVDRDGEVQWSMRCGGNRGGDYGITRIIELPNFSYALGATINYTDFDRDLHGSCIALIKTAPDPLAFEPVVFEPSARIYNFRDVALDSTAVWELQLRNIAPRFGMVHRGEMIEGGEAYSFDLADTSWRIYPGDSTTVQVFFHPPSEERYTGLLRIYTGTERGITDSLTVTLSGRGVPLAVPDDDGRIGIRPYALTLSPFPNPFNSYLSIYYNLPHPGWWTMRLYDSRGSEVMLLKEGYMPFGPQQFRLDSGALPSGQYLLSLQGATGVTTRRVVMTR; this is encoded by the coding sequence ATGTCAAAAGTCTTTAATGAAGTGGGAATTCAGTCTGCATACTGTGGAACCGTTGGGCATGGTGATGGCGGATATCTGCTTGCTGGTGAATGGAATGGTTTTGCACACATCTTACGCATTGATGACGAAGGTGAGATAGTATGGGAGATGAATTTCAGTGACTGGAATGCGCGAGATTTCTGGGGAATCAAGAAATTTGGAGATCAAGAGTATATTCTTGCCGGCACTCGTCGAGTGAACGGCGGTGATGTTCTGGTGGTCAAAATTAACGAGAATGGCGAGATCATCTGGATAACTTCTTACGGCACAGATAGATCCGAATACGGCTGGGGATTATGTATCGATTCGGAAGAAAACATTGTTATTGCCGCACAAAGAGGGACTTTTGATCGCGGGTATAATGCGCTTCTCTTGAAGGTATCTGCAGATGGTGATTCACTTTGGATGCGAGAATATGAACCTGATGTCAGCGAAGGGCTAACTGAAGTTGTCGAAGTTCCCGGGGGATATGTAGCAGGCGGTCTCTCGGGCAGGATTGGGCCGGGGGAGATCACCCGTTTCTACCTTCTCAATGTCGATTATAATGGCAATAGACGCTGGTCGCGCCCTTACGACGAACTTGGTGAAGCCGCATTGCGAACTATATCTTACGCCTCAATTGATCGGGGATTCCTACTCGGGGGATCAAATGGCTCTTTAGGAGGCAACCGAAATAGTTGGTTATTGAAAGTAGATCGTGATGGTGAAGTGCAATGGAGTATGAGGTGCGGAGGGAACCGAGGTGGAGATTATGGAATTACTCGAATCATCGAATTGCCCAATTTTTCCTATGCTTTGGGAGCAACGATTAATTACACTGATTTCGACCGGGATCTTCATGGAAGTTGCATCGCTCTAATCAAGACCGCTCCTGACCCGCTGGCGTTCGAGCCGGTGGTCTTCGAGCCATCTGCCAGAATATACAACTTCCGCGACGTGGCGCTCGACTCGACCGCCGTCTGGGAACTGCAACTGCGCAACATCGCCCCCCGCTTTGGGATGGTGCATCGAGGGGAGATGATCGAGGGCGGGGAAGCATACTCTTTCGACCTTGCCGACACCTCATGGCGCATCTATCCGGGCGATTCGACGACGGTGCAGGTCTTCTTCCACCCTCCCTCTGAAGAGCGTTACACCGGGTTACTGCGAATTTACACCGGTACCGAGCGCGGGATCACCGATTCGCTCACGGTCACCCTATCCGGTCGCGGCGTTCCTCTCGCCGTCCCCGACGACGACGGGCGAATCGGAATTCGCCCCTACGCCTTAACCCTTTCCCCCTTTCCCAACCCCTTCAACTCCTACCTCTCCATCTACTACAACCTCCCCCATCCCGGCTGGTGGACGATGCGGCTCTATGACTCCCGCGGCAGCGAGGTGATGCTCTTAAAGGAGGGTTATATGCCTTTCGGACCCCAACAGTTCCGCCTCGACTCCGGCGCCCTCCCTTCGGGGCAGTATCTGCTCTCGCTGCAAGGCGCAACAGGCGTCACGACCCGGCGGGTAGTAATGACCAGATAA